A window from Phaenicophaeus curvirostris isolate KB17595 chromosome 13, BPBGC_Pcur_1.0, whole genome shotgun sequence encodes these proteins:
- the C1GALT1C1 gene encoding C1GALT1-specific chaperone 1, whose amino-acid sequence MIAESSSFVKGVVLGGAFCMLVTLLGHIKVGHGTKAHHHEHHHIQAPNKEDVLNLSEGERAELSTSVRVYCIILVKPKDLGQWAAVKETWSKHCDRAEFYSSENVKVFDSVPLNTNDMWVMMRKAYKITYEHYKDEFNWFFLAYPKTFAIIENLKYFLLKKDPSQPFYIGHTVKSGDLEYVNGEGGIVLSIESLRRFSHILEDSDKCPEQGGMIWKVAEDKQLAICLKYTGVFAENAEDSEGKDIFNTKSVGALIKEAMSSHPQQVVDGCCSDMAVTFSGLAPNQMHVMMYGVYRLRPYGHTYNDALVFLPPPGSDND is encoded by the coding sequence ATGATTGCCGAAAGCAGCTCCTTCGTGAAGGGCGTGGTGCTCGGAGGAGCCTTCTGCATGTTGGTGACGCTCCTCGGACACATTAAGGTGGGCCACGGGACTAAAGCGCATCACCACGAGCACCATCACATCCAGGCTCCCAACAAAGAAGATGTCTTAAACCTTTCAGAAGGTGAACGCGCGGAGCTCAGTACAAGTGTCCGCGTTTATTGTATCATCCTTGTGAAGCCGAAAGATCTGGGGCAGTGGGCTGCAGTGAAAGAAACGTGGAGCAAGCACTGTGACAGGGCGGAATTCTACAGCTCGGAAAACGTCAAAGTGTTTGATTCTGTGCCCCTCAACACAAATGATATGTGGGTGATGATGAGAAAAGCTTACAAAATAACTTATGAGCACTATAAAGATGAATTCAACTGGTTTTTTCTCGCATATCCAAAAACGTTTGCTATTATTGAAAATCTCAAgtatttcttactgaaaaagGACCCCTCGCAGCCTTTTTATATTGGCCATACCGTGAAGTCTGGTGACCTTGAGTACGTAAACGGGGAGGGAGGAATAGTGTTAAGCATTGAATCACTAAGACGATTCTCCCACATTCTAGAAGACTCTGACAAGTGTCCAGAGCAGGGAGGTATGATCTGGAAAGTTGCTGAGGATAAGCAGCTTGCAATCTGCCTGAAGTATACCGGAGTCTTTGCCGAAAACGCGGAAgattcagaaggaaaagacatCTTTAACACTAAGTCTGTCGGTGCGCTCATTAAGGAAGCAATGTCCAGTCACCCTCAGCAGGTGGTGGATGGCTGCTGCTCGGACATGGCTGTCACATTCAGTGGGCTGGCCCCCAATCAAATGCACGTGATGATGTACGGCGTTTACAGGCTGAGACCCTACGGCCACACGTACAACGATGCACTCGTCTTTCTTCCGCCTCCAGGCTCGGACAATGACTGA